Proteins encoded by one window of Haematobia irritans isolate KBUSLIRL chromosome 2, ASM5000362v1, whole genome shotgun sequence:
- the LOC142224745 gene encoding uncharacterized protein LOC142224745 has translation MKQDPEGSLKCLNPFIDSSSGIDILKVGGRLELTDIPEAQKHAIILPKNNNFVICYVRHLHIKNYGAGPKALVSLTRMRYWIINLRSLCRKIVNSCPHCIRYRPKLLQQMISNLPVDRLNPSTGFARCAGDFCGPVNTYLRIQCKIPYKTYIAVFVCLATKAVHIEAVSDLSTDAFIEALKRMIGRRGLPTDIYCDNGTNFVGANSKLKDLKMFLFDQNHQNEIVNYCANEFVNFHFIPPRAPHFGGL, from the coding sequence ATGAAACAAGATCCTGAAGGTTCCCTAAAATGTCTCAACCCGTTTATTGACTCTTCAAGTGGCATAGACATTCTGAAGGTTGGAGGTCGATTGGAATTGACTGATATTCCTGAGGCACAAAAACATGCAATTATTTTGCCAAAGAACAACAACTTTGTAATATGTTACGTTCGCCATCTTCATATCAAAAATTATGGTGCTGGTCCAAAGGCCTTGGTTTCGCTGACCCGAATGCGCTACTGGATAATCAACTTACGAAGTCTTTGCCGCAAGATCGTTAACTCATGTCCCCATTGTATTCGCTATCGGCCAAAACTTCTTCAACAAAtgatatcaaatttgcctgtggATCGTCTTAACCCATCCACAGGTTTTGCGAGATGTGCCGGGGATTTCTGTGGTCCTGTCAACACTTACTTACGCATTCAATGTAAAATACCTTATAAGACTTACATTGCTGTTTTTGTTTGCCTCGCAACAAAAGCAGTCCACATCGAAGCTGTCTCCGATTTGTCAACAGACGCTTTCATCGAAGCGCTCAAAAGAATGATTGGTCGAAGAGGTTTACCGACGGACATCTATTGCGACAATGGCACTAATTTTGTCGGCGCGAACTCAAAACTGAAGGACCTGAAAATGTTTCTCTTTGATCAAAATCATCAAAATGAAATAGTTAACTATTGTGCCAATGAATtcgtaaattttcatttcattccgCCACGTGCGCCCCATTTTGGCGGGCTATGA